In Lapillicoccus jejuensis, the DNA window AGGTGCAGGGGCTGCTCGTCTTCCTGCTCACCTGGGGCCTGACGAGCGGGGCGCTCAAGCTCCTCGACGTCCTCGTGGACCGGCCGGCGACGATCGCGGTGGTCGCCGTCGTCGCGCTCGGCAACGTCGTCGCCACCGTCGTCCGGTACGTCGCCATGCAGCGCTGGATCTTCAAGCCCGCCCCCTGAGGGCTCCGGTGAGCCGACCGAAGAGCCGGCCGACGAGCCGGTCGACGAGCACGGGAAGGGCCCCGCGACCGGGTGGTCGCGGGGCCCTCCTCGTGCGGCTCGGCGGAGGCGGCGGGATTTGAACCCGCGAGGGGTTGTTGACCCCAACCCGCTTAGCAGGCGGGCGCACTAGGCCACTATGCGACGCCTCCCCGCCCCGAGCGCGGCGGGACGTCCTGCGGGAGGACGGCCGACCGGCGTGGGGCCAGCACAGCGTAGCGGCGGGGGGGAACGATGACCAAAGCGCCCCTGACGAGAGCCCGACGCAGGACCGGCCAACCATCCGGGCGCCTGCGGCGTCGAAGGGGAGGAGACACAGGACCCCCGGGTATCCTCGTCACGTTTCGGCACGGGCCCGACGCGACGGGGACCCCCGGACAGCCCCCGAACCCGCCGCCCAGGCCGGCCGACCGCGAAGGACCGACGTGCAGGTGACCCCCGAGCACCGCGACGACACCGTCGGCGCGCGCACCCGTCGGCTGCAGGACCGCCGCCGCCGCAGCCGCCGCAGCCTGGGGCTCACCGTCCTCGCCCTCGTGCCGGGCGCCGGGCTGCTGCCCACCCGGTACCGCGCGCTCGGGTGGACCCTGCTCGGTCTGCTCCTCGCCGCGCTCGCCGTCCTCGGCGTCCTCGTCGCGACCAGGGGCCCCCGCGCCCTGGTGAGCAGCGTGCTGCGCGTCGTCGTCGACCCGACCCTGCTCCTCGTCCTGGCCGCCGCCCTCGTCGTCGGCGGTCTGCTCTGGGTCGGCTCGATCGTGCTCACGCACCGGGCCACCCGGCCGGCCGACGCCGACCCGGCCGCCCGCTGGGGTCTGCGGCTGGCCACCCTGCTGTGCGCCCTGCTCGTCGCGCTGCCCGTCGCCCAGTCGGTGCGCTACGTCGGCATCACCCGCGACACGGTGCAGGCGGTGGCCGGGACGAGCTCGCTGCAGCCGAAGGTCGCCTCCACCGCCAAGCCGGCGGCGCAGAAGGAGGACCCCTGGGCGTCCGTCCCCCGGGTCAACATGCTGCTCATCGGCTCGGACGCGGGCACCGACCGCAGCGGGCTGCGGACCGACTCGATGGTCATCGCGAGCATCGACACGAAGACCGGGTCCACGGTCCTCGTCTCGATCCCCCGCAACCTCGAGCGGGTGCCGTTCCCGGCCGACAACCCGCTGCACCGCTACTTCCCCGACGGCTACTACTGCCCGCAGCGCGGCGTCGGCAACGAGTGCCTCATCAACGCCGTGTGGGAGGAGGCGCTCGGTCACAAGGACGAGTTCGCCGGCGACCGCAACCCCGGCCTGACCACCCTGCAGGGCGTGCTCACCGAGATCACCGGGCTGAAGATCGACGACACGACGATCATCGACCTCGACGGCTTCGAGCAGCTCGTCGACGCGATGGGCGGGGTCTACGTCAACAACACCGAGAAGCTCCCGATCAACGGCTACCACCTCAGCAACGGCGGCGTCGCCGGCATCGAGGGCTACATCGAGCCGGGCTACCAGAAGCTGAACGGCAAGCAGGCGCTGTGGTTCGCCCGCTCGCGGCTGCTGTCCGACGACTACTCCCGGATGCGCCGTCAGCGCTGCCTCATCGGCGCCATCGTCGACCAGGTCGACCCCGGCACGATGCTCACCCGCTACCCGCAGCTGGCCAAGGTGGCGCAGAACAACGTCGAGACCGACGTCGCCGTCGGTGACCTGCCCGCGTGGGTCGATCTCGTCGAGCGGATCCAGAAGGGCGGCATCCGCTCGCTCGTCTTCACGTACGACGTCGTCAACGTCGCCAGGCCGAACTTCACCAAGATGAAGGCGGAGGTGGCGGCGGCGCTCGTGCCGCCGAAGGCCCCCGCCACCCCGACGGGGCCGTCCACCCCGTCGACGCCGTCGCCGTCGACGACGACGCCCTCCACCCCGACCGCGCCCCCGACGACCCGAGCCCCCGACACCTCGGCCGCCGTCGACCTCAAGCAGGCCTGCTGACCCGGGCTGCACACGGAACGGCCCCCCGCACCGTCGTCGGTGCGGGGGGCCGGTCACGCAGCCGGGGCTGCGGTGGGACGCTCGGTCAGAGCGGACGGACGGCGTCCGCCTGCGGGCCCTTGGGGCCCTGGGTGACCTCGAACTCGACGGCCTGGTTCTCCTCGAGGGAGCGGTAGCCGTTGGACTGGATGGCCGAGTAGTGCACGAAGACGTCGGGGCCGCCCCCGTCCTGCGCAATGAAGCCGTAGCCCTTCTCGGCGTTGAACCACTTCACCTTGCCCTGTGCCATGGGGTCTTGTTTCCTTCTCTCTGGCCGAGAGGACGTGCACAGCACACGCCCCCGGCTGCGGTCTCACCCCAACCGGGCCAGCCCCCCACCAGCAAGTAACGAAAAGCCCGCCACAACCTTCGCAGCGGGCCGACTTCCCTGTCTCACGTGCGGGTACTGCAACTGCAACCGGCGCACACGCTAGCACGCAGGGTGCGGCCGGAACCGGTTGACGACGCAGGTTTCACCCACCGTCCGGAGGGTGGTCACCGGGCCCCGTCGGCCGGGGTCGAGGACGGTCCGAGGCCCCGTTCGGCGCGGGCCGGGGAACGGTCTCCGCGCACGCTCGCGACGAGGTCGAGGGCCCGCCGCGTGGCCCGGACGTCGTGGGTGCGGAAGACCGTCGCGCCGAGCCAGGCGGCGACGGCGGTGGCGGCGAGGCTGCCCTCGAGCCGCTCGTCGGCGGGCAGGTCGAGGGTCTCGCCGACGAAGTCCTTGCGCGAGATCGCCTGCAGCACGGGGTAACCCAGCGCGACGACGTCCGCGGTGTGCCGCAGGACCCGCAGCGAGTGCGCGGTCGTCTTCCCGAAGTCGAGGGTGGGGTCGACGAGCACCCGCTCCGGCGCGACCCCCGCCGCGACGGCCCGGGCCGCGCCGTCGGCGAGGGTCGCCACGACGTCGCGCACGACGGCGAGCGGGTCGGGCCCGTACGTCGTGTCGACCGGGTCGGTGCGCGGCGGGAGACCACCGGTGTGCGAGACGACGTAGCCGGCGCCGGTGCGGGCGGCCACGTGGACCAGCTGCGGGTCGTGCCCGGCCCAGGTGTCGTTGACGAGGTCGAGCCCGACCTCGGCCGCCGCCGCGGCGACCTCGGCCCGCCAGGTGTCGAGGCTCAGCGCGAGGTGCGGGTGGGCGTCGCGGACCCACGCGAGGAACGGGACGACCCGCGCGATCTCCTCGTCGGGCGAGACCCGCTCGCCCTCCTGTCCGGCCCGCACCCCGCCGACGTCGACGAGGTCCGCGCCCTGCGCGACGGCCTCGTCGACGGCCCGCCGCGCCGAGTCGTCGTCGGCGTGCCGGTTGCCGGCGAAGAAGGAGTCCGTGGTGCGGTTGACGATCGCCATGACCGCGGGACGGGCCGCGTCGAACTCGCGTCCGCGCAGCACGAGGGGCGCCGGCCGCGGGAGCGACGGCGGGACGAGCTCAGCCATGGCGTCACTGTAGGCAGACGCCGTCACCCTTCGCCGGGCTGCTCCTCCCGCCCGTCCACCCCGGGTGCGACCGGGTGGGGGACCGCGTCGAGCAGGCGCTGGGTGTAGTCGTCACGCGGGTGCCGGATGACGTCGAGGGCGCGACCCTGCTCGACCACCCGGCCCTCGTGGAGCACGACGACCTCGTCCGCGATCATCCGCGCGCTGAGCAGGTCGTGGGTGATGTAGAGGATCCCCACCTCCGACTCACGCACGAGCGACGCGAGCAGCTCGAGCACCTCGGCGCGGATCGACACGTCGAGGCTGCTGACCGGCTCGTCGGCGACGATGAGCTCGGGCTGCACCGCGAGGGCGCGAGCGATGACGACCCGCTGCCGCTGGCCCCCCGACAGCTCGTAGGGGTACCGGTTGGCGAACCGGTCCGACGGGGTCAGCGCCACCCGCTCGAGCAGTGCGTCGACGGCGCGGTCGAGCTCGGAGCCGCGCAGCCCGCGGTAGTTGTGCAGCGGCCGGGCGAGCGCGTGCCGCAACGTCTTCGCCGGGTTGAGCGACGAGTAGGGGTCCTGGAAGACGAGCTGGACGTGCGAGCGGTAGTCGCGCAGCGCGCGGCCGCGGTACGACGTCACCTCACGATCGCCCCCGGTGCCGGCGCCGCCGGTCCCCGCGCCGTGGAACACGACCCGCCCGGAGGTCGGGCGCTCGACGCCGGTGATCATCCGGCCGAGTGTCGTCTTGCCGCTGCCGGACTGGCCGACGAGCGCGGTGACCTCACCGCGGCGCAGGACGAAGCTCGCCTCCTGCACCGCCGTGGTCCGGTCGACCCGGAAGCCGCGCCGCCGCTCGAAGACCTTGGTGACGTCCTCGACCGTGACGAGCGGCGGCCGGGCCTCCACCCGCTCCACGCTCTCGGCCGTCTTGACGAACTGCGGGCCGGCGAAGCCACGGACCCGCTCGCCCGCCTCGTCGGCGCCCTCCCCACCCCGTCGCTGCAGGACGGCCACGTGGCAGGCGACCCGGCCGCCGTCGAGATCCTCCAGCGTCGGCTCGACGCTCGTGCACCGGGCGATCCGCTCGGGGCAGCGCGGCGCGAACGCGCAGCCGACCACCGGCCGGCTGAGGTCCGGCGGGCGCCCGGGGACGTAGGTGATCCGCACGGTCTCGGCGCGCGGGTCGCCGTACGAGCCGAGCAGGCCCTTGGTGTAAGGGTGCAGCGGGTCGCGCAGGAGGTCGGCGGCCGTCTGCTCCTCGACGACGCTGCCGCCGTACATGACGAGGATGCGGTCGCTGAGGTCGAGGACGGTGCCGATGTCGTGGCTGATGAACAGGACGGCGAAGCCCTGCTCGGCCTGCAGCCGCCGGACCGCGGCGAGGATCTCGTGCTGGACGACGACGTCGAGCCCGGTCGTCGGCTCGTCGAGCAGGACCAGCCGCGGCTCGTCGGCGAGGGCCAGCGCGAGGTTGACGCGCTGCTTCATCCCGCCGGACAGCTCGTGCGGGTAGGCCGACATGAAGCGCGGGTCGATGCGCACCATCTCGAAGAGCTCGCGCACGCGGGCGGTGACCGCCTCACCGCGCCGGTCGCTGTGCAGCTCGATGACGTCACGGAACTGGTCCTCGACGCGGGCGACGGGGTTGAGCGCGTTCATGCTGCTCTGGAAGACGGTGGAGATGTCCTTCCAGCGCAGCGGGCGCAGCGCGTCCTCGTCGAGGTCGGTGATGTCGCGGCCGTCGAAGACGATCCGGCCGCCGCTGATCCGGCCCGGCCGCTCGAGCAGCCGCAGCAGCGCGGTGCCGAGCGTCGTCTTGCCGGAGCCGGACTCGCCGATGACGCCGACGAACTCACCCTCGCGCAGCGAGAAGGAGACGTCGCGGACGGCGTCGACGGCGTGGCCGCGTCGCGGCTCGTAGCGGACGTGGAGCTCCTGCACCTCGAGCAGGGTCGATCGGTCGGTGAGCACGTCGGTCACGTCAGTCCTCCCTCAGGTGCGGGTTGCTCAGCAGGTCGACCCCGAAGTTGACGAAGGTCATGGCGGTGATGAGCACGGCCAGCGCGAGTCCCGGCGCGAAGACCCACAGCAGCAGGCCCTGGGCGATCGCCCCCTGGGCGTTGGACTGGTAGAGCATCGTGCCCCACGACACGGCGTCGGAGTTGCCGAGGCCGAGCACCGCCAGCCCGGCCTCCGCCCCGATGGCCCCGGTGGCCGAGGCGACGAAGCTCGCCGCGACCAGCGACGTCATGTTGGGCATGATCTCGCTGAAGACGATCCGCCAGGTGCCTTCCCCGGAGAACTTGGCCGCGGTGACGAAGTCGCGGTTGCGCAGGGTGATGATCTGCGCCCGCTTGGCGCGTGCCGCACCGGCCCACGAGGTGATGGCGATGACGCCGACGATGAGGCCGATGCCGCGCACGTCGGAGTAGGCGACGAGGGTGATGATGAGCGGCAGGGCCGGCACGACGAGCGCGACGTTGGTGACGAAGGACAGCGCGTCGTCGACCCACGTCCCCTCGGCGTAGCCGGACACCATCCCGATGACGAGCGCGATGACGGTGGCCAGCAGCCCGCCGAACAGGCCGACCAGCAACGAGGTCCGGGTGCCGTAGACGAGCTGGGAGAAGATGTCCTGACCCGTCGTCGTCGTGCCGAACCAGTTGGTGGCACTGGGGTCCGCCAGCGGCGCGAAGGTCGAGTCGTTCGGGTCGTGCGGCGCGATGAGCGGCGCGAGGACCGCGACGAGGACGTAGACCGCGAGGACGACGATGCCGACGCGCGCCTTGCGGCTGGACCAGACGACCTCGTACCAGCGCTCGGGGCGGGCGACCTCGGGGACGTCCTGCGTGGTGGGCACGGGGGTGCCGTCCGACATCGCCCCGGTGGTGGTGACGGCGCTCATGCCTGGGCCCTCCTGGCGCGCGGGTCGAGGACGCCGTACAGGAGGTCCGCGACGAGGTTGGCGAGCAGGACGCCGGTGGTGGTGAGCAGCAGCAGCGCCTGCAGCAAGGGGTAGTCCTTGTTCTGCACGGCCTCGCCCATGAGGCGACCGAGGCCGGGGTAGTCGAAGGCGGTCTCGACGAGGATCGCCCCGCCGAGCACACCGCCGAGGGCGAGCGCGAACCCGGTCACGCTCGGGAGCAACGCGTTCCGCGCCGCGTAGCGCAGGGCGACCACCCGGTCGGGCAGGCCCTTGGCGCGGGCGAGGCGGATGTAGTCCTCGCCGAGGTTCATCACCATCGTGTTGCGCATGCCGAGCACCCACCCGATCGGGGTGACGATGAGCAGCGCGACGGCCGGCAGCACGGTGTGCTCGAACGACTCCTTGAGGAAGAGCCAGTTCCAGCCCGGGGTCGCGCCGGCGTACCCGCCGGACGTGGGGAAGATGCCCGTCGCGTAGCCGAGCACGTAGAGCAGCAGCAGCGCGATCCAGAACGGCTGGAGCGTGCCGAGGAAGGTCGAGCCGAGGGTGACGACGGTGTCGAAGCGGCTGTTGCGCCGCCACGCCGCGAACGCCCCGAGCGTGACGCCGACGAGGAAGGACAGCACCTGCGTGGCCGTGACGAGGACCAGCGTCCACCAGATGCCCTGGCCGATGACGGCCGTCACCGAGTAGGGGTAGTAGGTGTAGGACAGGCCCAGGTCGCCGTGCAGGAGCTGGCCGAGGTAGCCGACGTACTGGCTCCACAGCGAGCCGTCCGGGGCACCGAGCATCGCGCGGATCGCCTTGACCTGGGCCGGGTCCAGTGCCGCGTCGCGGCCGGCGAGCCGCTGGACGAGCTTGGTCGCCGGGTCGCCGGGCTGCAGCCGCGGGATGAGGAAGTTGAGCGTGACGACCGCCCACAGGGTGAGCAGGAAGAAGCCGATCTTGCGGACGTAGTACCTCATCGCGTCACCGGGCCGGGGTGAGGTGGGTGAGGATGAGCAGCTTGTCGTCCGACGGGTTGGCGTACGGGTTCTGCTCGCTGGGCCAGCCCTGCGCCTTGTCGGTGCGGTAGAGGATCCGCGAGGGCGCGTAGATGAGCGGAGTCACCGGGTACTGCGTGAGCATCGTGTCGACGAGCCGGCCGGCGAGGGTGGTCTGCTGCGACCGGGCGGCGGTCTTGTCGAGGTCGGCGACGACCGCGTCCGTGGCCGGGTCGTCCCACCGCTGCACGTTGGGGAAGATGTCGGTCTTGGTGGGGATCTGGCTGCTGACCAGCTTGGCGCCGAGGCCGCGGGCGACGTCGCAGCCGCCGTAGAGGAACTCGAACATCATCTGGAAGTCGCCCGTCTTCTTGGCCTGGTCGACCGAGTCCGGGGCGGTCGCGGTGACCTGGGTCCGGACGCCGATCCTGTTCAGACCCGCGGCGACGACGTCGGCCATCGCCTGGTAGTCGATGAACCCGGCCTGGACCGTGAAGGTCACCGCCAGCGGCGAGCCGTCGGGCTCGGTCCGGTAGCCGTCGCTCCCCTTCCGGTAGCCGGCGGCGTCGAGCAGCGAGCCGGCCTTGGCGACGTCGTACGGGAGCGGGGCGGAGGCGGCCCGGTCGCGGCTGGGCAGCAGCGAGGACTGGTAAGGCAGCTTGAGCCCGGTCTGGCTGGCGGGCTGCATGATCCCGTACGTCGCCTTGAGCGACATCGCGTCCTTGTCCATGGCGTAGGAGATCGCCTCGCGGAACCTCTCGTCCGAGAAGGGCCTCTTCTGCGTGTTGGTCGTCAGGACGGTCGAGCCGTTCGGCGCGTACCAGAACTTGTTGGTGCGCGGGTCGGCGCCGACGAAGGTCTTCTGCGGGTTGGGGATCTCGCCCCAGTAGGCGTCGAGCTGGCCGGCGCGCAGCTTGAGGGCGGCCGACGGGGCGTCGTACGTGCCCTCGAGGACGATCTTGGCGACCTTGATCTTGTCGGCCTGCCAGTAGTCGGGGTTGCGCTTCAGGGTGAGCCGGCGCCCGTTGTAGGAGTCGACGAGGAAGGAGCCGGTGCCGACCGGGCTCTTGTCGATGTACTTCGTCGGGTCGCCGACCTTGCCGTAGACGTGCTCGGGGAGGATCGGCGTCTTGATGATCCCCTCGTACTTGCCGACCGCCGGGCCCGAGAACGTGAGGACGACCTGGTCGCCCTTCGCGACGACCGAGGACGCCTTGGCGCCGAAGGTGTCGTTCCAGACGCCGGCCTTGTCCGCGGCCTGGTACTGCTTGCCGAGGTTGAAGGTGAAGGCGACGTCCTGCGCGGTGAACGGCTGCCCGTCCGACCAGCGCACCCCCGGGCGGATGTCGAAGGTCAGCGTCGTCGCGCCGGTCCACGTCGCCTTGGTCGCGAGCCACGGGGTCTCCGTGCACGACAGGTTGTTGCGCACGATGAGCGGCTCGTAGAAGAACGGCGTCTGGACCAGCGGCTTGGCCGCCAGCGGGTTGTAGTTCGCCAGCCCGCCCACCGAGTTGTCCGCCTCGGCCGGGAAGGTGAGGACGGGGATGACGTTGCCCCCCACGCCGCTCACGCCGGTGCCCGACACCGAGGTGTCGCGCCACCCGCCGCAGGCGGCCAGCCCGGTCGCCAGCCCGGTGGCCAGCACGGCCGAGAGCAGGGCCCTGCCCGGCCGGGGCAGACCTCGTCGTCGCGTCATCACCGCTCCTTCGCGGTTCGGGGCACGGCTCGTGCCGTCGGTCCGGATGCCGGAGCCGGGACGCCCCAGGGCGCTCGCGGACGGCTCCGTCCTGGATCAGTCCTACCCCAGTCCGGTCTCGTTTGTCGAGACGCATGACGTCCCCCTGAAGGAGCTGGGGAGGGTTGGTCCGGTCCGCGGGGGTGTGGTTGTCTGGACGGCGTGAGCCGGTCGACGACGACGTACGCACCCTCCGCGGACACCCTGACGTGGGCGAATCCCGTTGGCGTGCAACTGGTCTGTACGCGATCGGGGTCACCTCTCGCCCTGCGGTACGGCGACCTGGACCTCCTGCAGCTGCCCGCCTCCGAGCTCGAGGACGGGCTGGTCCGTCTCGTGCTCCGAGTCCGCGGAGTGGGACGCGACGGCACCCCGACGGGTGAGCGGCGGCTCGTCCCGCTCGTCGGGCAGCACGCCCCCGCCCGGGTCGTCCCGGGCCCCCACGGGCCGGTGGCCGCGGGCACGGACGGTGGGCTGTCCTTCCGCGCCGTCCTGCGCCCGGCCGTCGCCGTCGCGGGGTGGGTGTGGCACGTCGAGGTGACCAACGTCGGCGACGAGACCGTCGAGGTCGACGTCGTCCACA includes these proteins:
- a CDS encoding LCP family protein produces the protein MQVTPEHRDDTVGARTRRLQDRRRRSRRSLGLTVLALVPGAGLLPTRYRALGWTLLGLLLAALAVLGVLVATRGPRALVSSVLRVVVDPTLLLVLAAALVVGGLLWVGSIVLTHRATRPADADPAARWGLRLATLLCALLVALPVAQSVRYVGITRDTVQAVAGTSSLQPKVASTAKPAAQKEDPWASVPRVNMLLIGSDAGTDRSGLRTDSMVIASIDTKTGSTVLVSIPRNLERVPFPADNPLHRYFPDGYYCPQRGVGNECLINAVWEEALGHKDEFAGDRNPGLTTLQGVLTEITGLKIDDTTIIDLDGFEQLVDAMGGVYVNNTEKLPINGYHLSNGGVAGIEGYIEPGYQKLNGKQALWFARSRLLSDDYSRMRRQRCLIGAIVDQVDPGTMLTRYPQLAKVAQNNVETDVAVGDLPAWVDLVERIQKGGIRSLVFTYDVVNVARPNFTKMKAEVAAALVPPKAPATPTGPSTPSTPSPSTTTPSTPTAPPTTRAPDTSAAVDLKQAC
- a CDS encoding cold-shock protein; the protein is MAQGKVKWFNAEKGYGFIAQDGGGPDVFVHYSAIQSNGYRSLEENQAVEFEVTQGPKGPQADAVRPL
- the folP gene encoding dihydropteroate synthase is translated as MAELVPPSLPRPAPLVLRGREFDAARPAVMAIVNRTTDSFFAGNRHADDDSARRAVDEAVAQGADLVDVGGVRAGQEGERVSPDEEIARVVPFLAWVRDAHPHLALSLDTWRAEVAAAAAEVGLDLVNDTWAGHDPQLVHVAARTGAGYVVSHTGGLPPRTDPVDTTYGPDPLAVVRDVVATLADGAARAVAAGVAPERVLVDPTLDFGKTTAHSLRVLRHTADVVALGYPVLQAISRKDFVGETLDLPADERLEGSLAATAVAAWLGATVFRTHDVRATRRALDLVASVRGDRSPARAERGLGPSSTPADGAR
- a CDS encoding ABC transporter ATP-binding protein; its protein translation is MTDVLTDRSTLLEVQELHVRYEPRRGHAVDAVRDVSFSLREGEFVGVIGESGSGKTTLGTALLRLLERPGRISGGRIVFDGRDITDLDEDALRPLRWKDISTVFQSSMNALNPVARVEDQFRDVIELHSDRRGEAVTARVRELFEMVRIDPRFMSAYPHELSGGMKQRVNLALALADEPRLVLLDEPTTGLDVVVQHEILAAVRRLQAEQGFAVLFISHDIGTVLDLSDRILVMYGGSVVEEQTAADLLRDPLHPYTKGLLGSYGDPRAETVRITYVPGRPPDLSRPVVGCAFAPRCPERIARCTSVEPTLEDLDGGRVACHVAVLQRRGGEGADEAGERVRGFAGPQFVKTAESVERVEARPPLVTVEDVTKVFERRRGFRVDRTTAVQEASFVLRRGEVTALVGQSGSGKTTLGRMITGVERPTSGRVVFHGAGTGGAGTGGDREVTSYRGRALRDYRSHVQLVFQDPYSSLNPAKTLRHALARPLHNYRGLRGSELDRAVDALLERVALTPSDRFANRYPYELSGGQRQRVVIARALAVQPELIVADEPVSSLDVSIRAEVLELLASLVRESEVGILYITHDLLSARMIADEVVVLHEGRVVEQGRALDVIRHPRDDYTQRLLDAVPHPVAPGVDGREEQPGEG
- a CDS encoding ABC transporter permease — its product is MSAVTTTGAMSDGTPVPTTQDVPEVARPERWYEVVWSSRKARVGIVVLAVYVLVAVLAPLIAPHDPNDSTFAPLADPSATNWFGTTTTGQDIFSQLVYGTRTSLLVGLFGGLLATVIALVIGMVSGYAEGTWVDDALSFVTNVALVVPALPLIITLVAYSDVRGIGLIVGVIAITSWAGAARAKRAQIITLRNRDFVTAAKFSGEGTWRIVFSEIMPNMTSLVAASFVASATGAIGAEAGLAVLGLGNSDAVSWGTMLYQSNAQGAIAQGLLLWVFAPGLALAVLITAMTFVNFGVDLLSNPHLRED
- a CDS encoding ABC transporter permease — translated: MRYYVRKIGFFLLTLWAVVTLNFLIPRLQPGDPATKLVQRLAGRDAALDPAQVKAIRAMLGAPDGSLWSQYVGYLGQLLHGDLGLSYTYYPYSVTAVIGQGIWWTLVLVTATQVLSFLVGVTLGAFAAWRRNSRFDTVVTLGSTFLGTLQPFWIALLLLYVLGYATGIFPTSGGYAGATPGWNWLFLKESFEHTVLPAVALLIVTPIGWVLGMRNTMVMNLGEDYIRLARAKGLPDRVVALRYAARNALLPSVTGFALALGGVLGGAILVETAFDYPGLGRLMGEAVQNKDYPLLQALLLLTTTGVLLANLVADLLYGVLDPRARRAQA
- a CDS encoding ABC transporter substrate-binding protein, translated to MTRRRGLPRPGRALLSAVLATGLATGLAACGGWRDTSVSGTGVSGVGGNVIPVLTFPAEADNSVGGLANYNPLAAKPLVQTPFFYEPLIVRNNLSCTETPWLATKATWTGATTLTFDIRPGVRWSDGQPFTAQDVAFTFNLGKQYQAADKAGVWNDTFGAKASSVVAKGDQVVLTFSGPAVGKYEGIIKTPILPEHVYGKVGDPTKYIDKSPVGTGSFLVDSYNGRRLTLKRNPDYWQADKIKVAKIVLEGTYDAPSAALKLRAGQLDAYWGEIPNPQKTFVGADPRTNKFWYAPNGSTVLTTNTQKRPFSDERFREAISYAMDKDAMSLKATYGIMQPASQTGLKLPYQSSLLPSRDRAASAPLPYDVAKAGSLLDAAGYRKGSDGYRTEPDGSPLAVTFTVQAGFIDYQAMADVVAAGLNRIGVRTQVTATAPDSVDQAKKTGDFQMMFEFLYGGCDVARGLGAKLVSSQIPTKTDIFPNVQRWDDPATDAVVADLDKTAARSQQTTLAGRLVDTMLTQYPVTPLIYAPSRILYRTDKAQGWPSEQNPYANPSDDKLLILTHLTPAR